In Corvus cornix cornix isolate S_Up_H32 chromosome 17, ASM73873v5, whole genome shotgun sequence, the DNA window AAAACACTCCTGTTCAGAAATTACCTGGATGCCTTCAGCAGTCATCTGGGAGTACATTTATAGCAGAACATTTATGTGATCAAATTTGTCTGTGACATTTCAATAGATATAAACCACATCCCAGGGACCTTTTAAGTGTGACAACAAACTGAATAGATAAAATACAATTTAGAAGTCGCTTTTCATCACcgtaaaaaagaaacaagattcTTCTAAGATAAGAAAAGCAACCTCTCAAACCTTCAATTCATAGTAATTGGATGCTAGAACAACCCAGCAGTTGTGCCAGAGTACTTTCCTAGTGAATTACTGATGGCCACACTTGGCTGTGATGCCATCAGGAGAACACCACACTACATCAGTGATGGACATGTGCTTGCTTCCTTCCTGGATGCAAGATAAAAGCTGATTTTGAGAGTTCAAGTGATTTAAGGACTTGGGTATGAGAAGAGCTGTTCTCTGCTCATTCTGCTCATACAAAGAGGTGCACAGACACCTGAATCATTTCTGTCATTAAGACCTGGCAGGCTGATGCAGTgttcccaccacagctgccTTGGTCTCCCCTCTGTACTCAGAGAACTTCACTACCCTGTGCAGGCTTCACTGCCCACCGACCTCCTGCCACAAATGTTTGCTCTGCGCATTGCAACAGTCAGGATGCTGTCTGTGCAGTTAGGCTTTGACACTGGTAGGGAGCACTGCAAGTTTGGGAAAAGTTCCTGTCATGGCCAAGCCTTAAGTAATGCTTATTAATTGTAGTGCACTAATTGCCAGTGTGCCTGAAAGCCCTGGCCATGTGTGTTGTAACAAAGGCAGTCAGTCAGCTTGGTTAACTGAATGTCCCGCATGAAGTTCCAAATCACTGGGTTTAACTCATAGAACACAACCACTTTCTGACCCTCTGAAACTGATCTTTGCACTGCAGGCTCAGGGAGTAGTGACAAGACCTGATAGACCACCTGAACAATAATTTCAGAAGAGAGACTTCTGCAGCTCTTAACATTAGAACTGCAGTGTGATTGACTAGAGGAAATAGATCTGAAGTTTAATTGTGTTAAGATGATGGACTAAATAAGCTTAGTCATGAAAGCAAACATCCCTCAGTCAGTTCATGTTCTAAACCCACTGACAGCAGCACAATAACCCAGTGCTCTCCCCTGTTCTGCAAAAATTCGGACATCATTATTCTTTATTGTACCTGATTCAAATTTCAACATCTGTATTTACATTCCCTCTTATTTCACAATATCAAGGAAGGACAATTTAAGCTGAATGCTCTATAGAATCTGACTGGTAAGGCTGACATGACTCCAGCTCTctttcccagcccagctgtttTTTCAGGAGGGGGGAGAAGGAAGTGACTGTGACACAGAATCCCCCGAGCAGAGGTGCCACTTACTCGTGCTGTTCTGTCATCATAGCCATCGTCGGACATTAAGAAGTCACAGACTCCTCTGGTGGGAATGCTGGTGTTTTCTGTAATCCACGTGTGCAGATAAACTTCTCCCAACACCCGCTTCATGTGTTCTCGTGTCAAGTGCATTTCTACAGCCTCAATCTGTGCCTGTATTTCAAGCAGCTTTTCTACCATTGGCTCACGGCCTCCAGTGTCACTTGACTGATGGAGAGAATCCTCTGCATTGTCATCAATGTCCACACCTTTGCCAGTGTCCCCCAGGCTCTGCTTGCTGGCTTGTTTCGAAGTTCCTTCCTCTTGATCATCTTCAGTGCTGCCCATCCCAGGGGAATCCGATATCAAGATTTTGGCGTCCTCGTGTGAAGGTCTCCACGTGACCTCGGAGGGGGCTTTCTGCATCGACTGGTACAAAATCCTCAAGAGAAACAGCTTAAACCTCCAGAAGTAAGTGGAACCACAGCTCTCTATCTTTTTATCCAGTGCTTCCTGTAAGAACTGAGGAATATGCTTATCCTTCAAGATTTTCCAGCGTACAAGATCCGTCAAGTCCACCTGCCGGAAAAGGTTCTGAACAGAAGATTCcaagagctgtgcagctgcctccTCAAAAGTCTTGAGGGTGACAAACTGAACTTGGTAGTTTTTGTTGACTGGGTGCAGCCCGTTGGCCATGCCCTCGGTGGTGATGACTGCCAGGTATGCCCCACACGGGCTGACAGCGATTCCGTGAGTCCTGACGGAGCCAAACACCTCCGAGAGCTTTATCAGCTGGTGCTCAAACTTTAAAGCAACGTCTGTGAATATGGGGATGAGCTGCCTGACCTTGCCGTCGCTGGAGCAGGTGTACACTGTGCCGTTCTGCTTGTCCGCAGTCATGGAGACAATGGGCAAGGAGTGGAGCCCCGTCACGTGGGAATTGTGGACGTTCAGCCCCGCTTTGGATATCAACAGGAGGCACCAGAACACGTAAGGGCCTCTCGCAGCCACCACCAGGCTACAGCTGCATTTCTGGTAGGGGTGGTAGAGAGGGATACATTTGATGCTGTGCACGGGCAGCTGGTCCATCTCCTGCCACAAGACCACGGGCTGTCTCAGCGTGAAGTAGCCTTTGACCGCCTTGAGGTTGACGGGGATGATCTTCACCGGGCCGTACGCGCTCCCCACGATCAGTCCGCTCATCTTCCGGTTGTTGTGCTCGTATTCCCACCAGGACAACACGCTGGGGGAGCTTATTCCTGACTCGATGGTATTGCAGGAAGTGATGGACTCCTGCCCCAGAAAGGGCAGCTGGAACTGCCAAACAGCGATATTCCCGTTTTCGAagagcactgccaggagcaCGCTGCCCACGTCCCGGCACTCGTTGTTGTGCTTGACCTGCTGGGTGGTGCAGATGCCCGACCACTCCATACGCACCGGGGTCTGCATGCTGTGCCGCCGCTGGAACTCCGGGAAGtctcccagctccccacagggAGTGTCAGCCTTACACAGTTTGTAACTGGCCTCGAACAGGCGCTCGCCGTAGAGCTCGGTCAGGTCCACCAGCTGCACCCACTGCAGCCTGTTGAGGTTGGCGTGGATGGTCAGGCGGTTGTCCATGGTCAGGGCTGCCAGCAGGCACCTCCCGTTGGCGTCGCAGCCCAGAGGGGACCAGCTGGAATATTTGAAGCCCCGCATGGGTGTCAGGGACTTCCCCTCGGGATTGAACACCCGGTCCAGCATAAACGTCTGACTGACGGTTGGATCCACTGAGCTGGCGAACTTCTCCTTACATTCAGCCACCTCCTTCTTTGGGCCAACCTGAAAGAGAACAAGAAGAACCTCTAAAACAATTGTACAGCTAGTTTTTTTAGAAAGGCTTTTCTGGAATTAATTCCTTCTTGAAACAGAGGATCCCCAATCACAACCAACACTACACTGTTCAATGGTTTATTAATGTCACTCCTAAAGACTTCAGCTTCATTAATGCCCTGAGTCATAGTTTTGACTCTCAGCTATTGAAATTTTGTCTGCTGAATCAAAGAGCCTGTTTTCATACTTCTGTTCTCTTAAAGATACCTGGCATGATATTTAAATTGTAAAGCACTCAATATTTCAACTCCACTCTATATTCTCAGCATTGTTTTGGAAAATCAAATCAGATTCACAACAACAAAAGTATTATTTAATAAGATATTCACCCACATCTCCCATCTTTGTAAAAAATCAGATGTTCCCCTGAAGGCCACAGAAATCCCTGCTGCAAAAATCCTTTAGCTTaggcagcaaaacaaaggaagatTCCCACTCCAAATTGTGTTGAAATAACCGTACTGGTGCTCAAATGATTctcagaaaaactgcagaattttagAATCCCTGGACATCACTGGGATatggttttctctctcttgtacttttaaaacaaatcaataCATGAGACCTTACAGCAAGtttgggcagggcaggggcagccccagggcagctccctAAGAGGGGGATCAGAATCCCgggatgggtcaggctggaagggaccacagttGGGGACACTCCAGACCCTCTCTGGcttctgttccagtgctcggtcactgcacagggaagaagttcttccttaCGTTCAGGTGGAGCTTGGTGTCTATCAGTTTATGCCCGTTTCTCTTATTGCTTAGCACCAttgggaaaaaacacagaatcattaaagttggagaaacctctgagatcactgagtccaatCTGTGACCGATCACCACCGTGTCACCCAGCCcggagcactgagtgccacatccagtcgTTCCCTGAACACCTCTAGGGACGGTGACTCCgaacctccctgggcagcccattccaaagTCTAATCACCCTGCCTGcgaggaaattcctcctgatgtccaacctgaacctctcctggCCCCCTCTTCCTGGCACTTCCCAtttagatatttatacacactGACGAGGCGTGCCGGCCGCTCACCTTGAGCATGCAGGCGGCGCCGGGCGCGGGCACGGCGGTGCGGTGGATGACCATGTCCTGCCCGCCGCTGTGCACGTcgctgagctgctccagcacggCGATGCTGCGGGCCGTGCTCACCGACACCCGGTGGTCCTCGGACCAGGCCAGCGGCTCCAGCCCGCTGGCGCCGTGCTGCAGCCGCACCGCCGGCTCCCGCCGCACCGCCGTGAGCCGGAACCCGGCactcgccgccgccgccgccgcctcctccgcGACCGCCTCGAGCCCCAGCGGCGGCtcctcccgccccgccgccgccatgtTACCGCCGCCTCACGGGCCGCGCGCACGCGCCGCCGCCGAAGCCCCCGGCGGGCCCGGCCGGGGCTGTCCCGCCGCTGCCTGCGCGGCACGCGGGCCCCGTAGCGCGGGGTGCGGGGGTGGGGAGAACCCTCACGGGGCCCCGCAGCGCCGCGGGGCGGGCAGGGCAAGCCGGGTGGGCTCCGGTCTGTGGGGGagccccgcagccgccgccgcgccgccctcacgggcagggccgggcgaggggcggccccgggcccTGCGGAGGAACGGGCGGGACATGGCGGCGGGCGTGGGGATGCGCGGCGTCGGCCGGGTACGAgcggaggggaagggaggggagggtgtGGGGTCTGCGGGATATGGGACCGTGACCGAGCGGGGAGGCAGCGTCCGACAAGTTGTTAAATGGAGTCTTTGGCTTCCCCCGGCCCGAGCCGGGGCTGATGCGGCACCGGGGCTCGCAGGTGGCTCCCCGGGCGGGCTGCGGGCAGACGGCGCTGCCCCGACTCACCGCGTTGACCTTTGGCGGGCTGTGGGTGATGCTCTCCTAGCCCTCTGCTTCATCTCCAGAggcttaaaaatgcttttgagagACGTTTTTAAACCACGTTCTGCCCAGTCACTGGAGAAGTTGAATGAAGTCCTTCAAGGATGAGCGCTAGGTATGGCTTGAGATTGCTCTTTGCAATGTCAGAAGTCTCAGGCGTGGTGGTGGATCTGTTGGAGTAGGAGTTGCATAGCTGCAGAAGGCAATTTTAGTTTCTTTAGTCATGGAGTGGGCGATTCCAGAAATAAGGCTCTGCTGTGGGCTGATGTTTGTGTGTTAACTCTCAGTCACTGATGACTCTGGTGTATTTGTTCACTTTCAAGCAATCTGGTGCTCTGAAAAGGAAGCTGCAGCCGCCACATGAAAGCCCACCCGTGAAACGCAAACGTAAATTATCCATAAACACCTTCAGGAAAGGCGCCACAGCAGCTgacaggagggaggagagatACTCATCACAAAAACCTGTTCCTAAGAAGCAGTTGACTGACAACCAGAATGAAAGCCAGAAGAACAAACCTTTCATTAAGACGTCCAGCCTGTTTAAAAACAACCCCGACATCCCAGAAATTCAGAGGTATTTTAGACaaatgggagggaaaaaaaccctttcagtGTCTTGAATTCTTGCCCTTGCTTGGCAGAGCAGTTGCTTGGTAGATGTCATTTCATTGCTGATGAAGTAGAATGCTTTTGTATCATTTTTAACCCtaatgtgtgttttgttttgcttgtttccCCTAACTCAGAAAAGAAGTGCAGCAGGtgcaagaaaatgttttcactaCAGATTCCTTCAGCCAGCTGGACCTCCACCCACATCTGGTGAGTGGCAGGAAGGCCTACATGCCtcaaaaatgtgcattttggGGTGGGGGCGTGTCAGAGAGCTGAGGGATGCCTCTTTATTCGTGGTGAGCCAGACAGGCTTGCTGGTACTTCACCTGATTTTGTCACTTAAGGTACTGATGTATGTCCTGACCTGTCCCCAGACACAGTCCCAGCACCCTTGACTGTTTGCAGCTGTAATaccaaaaaaacacagaaaaccagcaATGCTGTAACTCTGATTAACTAGCAAGTATTTTGAGAACATGAAAACTTTCTATTTTGTTGCCCAGGACCAGTTATGTAGAGAATAAACATAAGTTTTTTGTATTGTGCTTTATCTTGTActacaaaaaataacaaaaggaacAGTTTGACAATAAAACCTTTACTTCTCTTTATTGTCTCTCTAGATCTCCACAATAAACACTGTCCTCAATATGTGTAGCATGACCAGGTAAGCAAATCAATATAAAAACTTTGCACTTTACCCCTAAAAGCCATCAGTATGTGTAATTGGCTTGTGAAGACCACAGTACCACTGTCCCATTTGCTGTTGGGTTTGTAGGCAGTCCTGCCTTCTAGTTTGGTACTTGAATTATAAACCCATCTGTTTTGAGTTTATCACATCTGATGCTTATCCAGAGGCTGTGCTTAGAAATCACCTCAGCTGATGCAGCTACATGGCAGAGATGAGTGTGAGAAATTTGGGCTAAAGAGTTTTGAGACAGTCAGTGCATGTTAAAACTGTAGGATTCTATCCTGTGTTGCATGTGCATTTCCTGCCCTGTTTTGTTTGTCACCCAGTGTTCAGAAGCAAACGATTCCTGTGCTCCTGCAAGGCAGAGATGCCCTGGTGAGATCTCAGACTGGTTCAGGTCAGTGTTGAATTGTCACTGTCCTTCTTAGGGTGTGTAAATTGGATTCATTTAGGTAGATCTTAGTGGGGTACCACACCTCTCTTTTCTAATTGACCCTTTATTGAATTGTCAATCTTCCATTCTGGAAATTTCCTACTCAATAGAAACTTTTCCAGACTCTGACTGCAGTTTAAGAATGGTGGGGCAAATGGTGCTTTGGTTTGCTGGAGTGTTGTAATTGCCACATatgttttttaatggaaagttCTCCTATTTTCTCCCatttaaaaaggtaaaactcTTGCCTATGGGATTCCACTTGTACAGTCTTTGCAAGGAATGGAATCCAAAATACAGGTAGGTCCAACAGCactaaatatatttgcttttgatattaaggaataaaaataaaatccagctCTTGTAGTCATTACTGTCTCTTTTCCTTACAAGCAGTCTGTGTTCCCCTTTATTTGTACATGTGTCAGATGggattttccagttttattgaGATGTGGATGGTACAAGATCAATGTTAGCCATTCCCCATTGCTCCATGCAGCAG includes these proteins:
- the GTF3C4 gene encoding general transcription factor 3C polypeptide 4, producing the protein MVIHRTAVPAPGAACMLKVGPKKEVAECKEKFASSVDPTVSQTFMLDRVFNPEGKSLTPMRGFKYSSWSPLGCDANGRCLLAALTMDNRLTIHANLNRLQWVQLVDLTELYGERLFEASYKLCKADTPCGELGDFPEFQRRHSMQTPVRMEWSGICTTQQVKHNNECRDVGSVLLAVLFENGNIAVWQFQLPFLGQESITSCNTIESGISSPSVLSWWEYEHNNRKMSGLIVGSAYGPVKIIPVNLKAVKGYFTLRQPVVLWQEMDQLPVHSIKCIPLYHPYQKCSCSLVVAARGPYVFWCLLLISKAGLNVHNSHVTGLHSLPIVSMTADKQNGTVYTCSSDGKVRQLIPIFTDVALKFEHQLIKLSEVFGSVRTHGIAVSPCGAYLAVITTEGMANGLHPVNKNYQVQFVTLKTFEEAAAQLLESSVQNLFRQVDLTDLVRWKILKDKHIPQFLQEALDKKIESCGSTYFWRFKLFLLRILYQSMQKAPSEVTWRPSHEDAKILISDSPGMGSTEDDQEEGTSKQASKQSLGDTGKGVDIDDNAEDSLHQSSDTGGREPMVEKLLEIQAQIEAVEMHLTREHMKRVLGEVYLHTWITENTSIPTRGVCDFLMSDDGYDDRTARVLIGHILKKMNKQTFPEHCSLCKEILPFTDRKQAVCSNGHIWLRCFLTYQSCQSLVYRRCLLHDSIARHPTPEDPEWIKRLLQGPCTFCDSPVF